In Brienomyrus brachyistius isolate T26 unplaced genomic scaffold, BBRACH_0.4 scaffold44, whole genome shotgun sequence, the following are encoded in one genomic region:
- the tomm70a gene encoding mitochondrial import receptor subunit TOM70, which translates to MMAASKPVEPESGSGLPRWQLALLVGAPLVLGVGAAYLWNRSRSKSKRNGERKTPEGSASPVHGQAQDGEEQKGMSPLDQAQAAKNRGNKFFKASKFEQAIQCYTEAISLCPAEQKGDLSTFYQNRAAAYEQQMKWVEVVQDCSRAVELNPRYVKALFRRAKAQEKLDNKKECLEDVTAVCILEAFQNQQSMLLADKVLKLLGKEKAKEKYKNREPLMPSPQFIKSYFSSFTEDIISQPLQKGEKKDEDKDKEGEAAEVTASSGYLKAKQFMDEENYDKIISECTKEVDSCGRHTAEALLLRATFYLLIGNASAAQPDLDQVINMESANVKLRANALIKRGSMYMQQQQPQLSTQDFNMAAEIDTQNADVYHHRGQLKILLDQVEEAVADFDKCISLRPDSALAQAQKCFALYRQAYTGNNASQVQIAMEGFEDIIRRFPKCAEGYALYAQALTDQQQFGKADEMYDKCIELEPDNATTYVHKGLLQLQWKQDLDLGLELISKAIEIDSKCDFAYETMGTIEVQRGNLDKAIDMFNKAINLAKSEMEMAHLYSLCDAAYAQTEVAKKYGLKPPTL; encoded by the exons ATGATGGCGGCCTCAAAGCCTGTCGAGCCGGAGTCTGGTAGCGGTCTTCCCCGATGGCAGCTAGCCTTGTTAGTGGGGGCGCCCTTAGTGTTGGGAGTTGGGGCCGCCTACTTATGGAATCGCAGCCGGAGCAAGTCGAAGCGTAACGGGGAGAGGAAGACTCCAGAAGGCAGCGCCAGTCCCGTCCATGGGCAGGCGCAGGACGGCGAAGAGCAGAAGGGAATG AGTCCTCTTGACCAGGCCCAGGCAGCCAAGAATCGGGGCAACAAGTTCTTTAAAGCCAGCAAGTTCGAGCAGGCGATCCAGTGCTACACAGAGGCCATCAGCTTGTGCCCTGCCGAGCAGAAGGGAGACCTGTCCACCTTCTACCAGAATAGAGCCGCCGCCTATGAGCAGCAG ATGAAGTGGGTGGAGGTGGTACAGGACTGCTCCCGCGCAGTGGAGCTGAACCCACGCTATGTCAAGGCGCTGTTCCGCCGGGCCAAGGCGCAGGAGAAGCTGGACAACAAGAAGGAGTGCCTGGAAG ATGTGACTGCAGTGTGCATCCTAGAGGCCTTCCAGAACCAGCAGAGCATGCTGCTGGCCGACAAGGTGCTGAAGCTCCTGGGTAAGGAGAAAGCCAAGGAGAAGTACAAG AACCGCGAGCCGCTGATGCCCTCCCCCCAGTTCATCAAGTCCTACTTCAGCTCCTTCACTGAGGACATCATCTCACAGCCCCTGCAGAAGGGCGAGAAGAAGGACGAGGACAAGGACAAGGAGGGGGAGGCGGCCGAGGTCACGGCCAG CTCTGGTTACCTGAAGGCCAAGCAGTTCATGGACGAGGAGAACTATGACAAGATCATCAGTGAGTGTACAAAGGAGGTGGATTCTTGCGGGCGGCACACGGCTGAAGCGCTGCTGCTGCGCGCCACCTTCTACCTGCTGATCGGCAATGCCAGTGCCGCCCAGCCCGACCTGGACCAAGTCATCAACATGGAGTCTGCCAACGTGAAG CTCCGGGCCAACGCCCTGATCAAGAGGGGCAGCATGTACATGCAGCAACAGCAGCCGCAGCTGTCTACGCAGGACTTCAATATGGCCGCCGAGATCGACACCCAGAACGCTGACGTCTACCACCACCGGGGACAG TTGAAGATCCTGCTGGACCAGGTGGAGGAGGCTGTGGCCGACTTCGACAAGTGCATCAGCCTGCGGCCCGACTCTGCCCTGGCGCAGGCGCAGAAGTGCTTCGCTCTG TATAGGCAGGCGTACACAGGGAACAATGCCTCCCAGGTACAGATCGCCATGGAGGGCTTTGAGGACATTATCAGGAGGTTCCCCAAGTGTGCCGAGGGATACGCGTTGTATGCTCAG GCCTTAACAGACCAGCAACAGTTCGGGAAAGCAGACGAGATGTACGACAAGTGCATCGAACTGGAGCCAGACAATGCTACCACATATGTCCATAAAGG GCTGCTTCAGCTTCAGTGGAAGCAGGATCTGGACCTTGGCCTGGAGCTGATCAGCAAGGCCATTGAGATCGACAGCAAATGTGACTTTGCCTACGAGACCATGGGAACCATCGAGGTGCAGAG GGGCAATCTGGACAAGGCCATCGATATGTTCAACAAGGCCATCAACCTGGCCAAGTCCGAGATGGAGATGGCTCACCTGTACTCGCTGTGCGACGCAGCATATGCCCAGACCGAGGTGGCGAAGAAGTATGGGCTGAAGCCCCCGACGCTGtaa